A window of the Alnus glutinosa chromosome 4, dhAlnGlut1.1, whole genome shotgun sequence genome harbors these coding sequences:
- the LOC133867014 gene encoding uncharacterized oxidoreductase At4g09670-like, whose protein sequence is MAETIIRFGIIGCAEIARKLSRAVALAPNATVTAIGSRSLDKASLFASANNLPPDAKIYGSYEAVLDDPDVDAVYVPLPTGLHVRWAILAAQKKKHLLLEKPVALSAAEFDTIIEACESNGVQFMDGTMWMHHPRTAKMREFLSDKQHFGELKSLHSCFTFAADHDFLENDIRVKPDLDAHGALGDAGWYCIRSVLWAADYELPKTILALRGPVFNEVGVIMSCGASLYWEDGKVATFHCSFLSNLTMDMTAVGTKGTLHLHDFVVPFQEKEASFSAGSELAFNELATAWVPQPSKHTIGTDLPQEALMVREFARLVENIKVKGLKPEKKWPTISRKTQLVLDAVKASIERGFEPVEVGK, encoded by the exons ATGGCGGAAACTATCATCCGATTCGGAATAATAGGCTGCGCCGAAATAGCCCGCAAGCTCTCGCGCGCCGTCGCGCTCGCTCCCAACGCCACAGTCACGGCCATCGGCAGCCGCTCTCTCGACAAGGCCTCGCTGTTCGCGTCCGCCAACAACTTGCCCCCAGACGCCAAGATCTACGGCTCCTACGAGGCCGTCCTTGACGACCCAGATGTCGACGCCGTCTACGTGCCCCTGCCCACCGGCCTGCACGTACGCTGGGCCATTCTGGCCGCCCAGAAGAAGAAGCACCTGCTGCTCGAGAAGCCAGTCGCCCTCAGCGCCGCCGAGTTCGACACCATCATCGAGGCCTGCGAGTCCAATGGGGTGCAGTTCATGGATGGTACCATGTGGATGCACCACCCCAGGACCGCCAAGATGAGGGAGTTCCTCTCCGATAAACAGCATTTCGGGGAGCTCAAATCG TTACACAGCTGCTTTACATTCGCTGCCGATCACGATTTTCTTGAGAATGACATTCGTGTCAAGCCAGATCTTGATGCGCATGGTGCTCTTGGAGATGCTGGGTGGTATTGCATCAGGTCAGTTCTATGGGCTGCTGACTATGAGTTGCCGAAAACAATACTAGCCTTGCGTGGGCCTGTATTTAATGAAGTGGGAGTGATTATGTCTTGTGGTGCTTCTTTATATTGGGAAGATGGGAAAGTGGCCACCTTTCACTGCTCTTTCTTGTCAAATTTGACAATGGATATGACTGCTGTTGGGACTAAGGGAACCTTGCATCTTCATGATTTTGTCGTTCCTTTTCAAGAAAAGGAGGCCTCTTTTTCTGCAGGTTCAGAGTTAGCCTTCAATGAACTTGCAACAGCATGGGTACCACAGCCAAGTAAGCACACTATCGGAACAGATCTTCCTCAGGAGGCTCTCATGGTGAGAGAATTTGCCCGCCTGGTAGAAAATATCAAAGTAAAGGGTTTGAAACCTGAGAAGAAGTGGCCAACCATCAGTAGGAAGACACAACTAGTATTGGATGCAGTCAAGGCATCGATTGAGAGAGGTTTTGAGCCTGTTGAGGTTGGAAAATGA